Proteins from one Xenopus tropicalis strain Nigerian chromosome 1, UCB_Xtro_10.0, whole genome shotgun sequence genomic window:
- the LOC100489882 gene encoding CUB and zona pellucida-like domain-containing protein 1, with the protein MDMNETLGLSFHPKVTDVVSQSHYNVSMRFYQTDEFTDLITTFPHEVDLHGSLHLQLKVESDDTNLQILVEQCKASPSLEETEKGYSIIQHGCPLDSTLQNHPVPDQRMKQYSFHVFKFNPFQEVYLFCNVIICHNQTAPNRCTQGCITRRYRRDVSNAKLGSAQLSQGPIVLKSGAQLPNSQAGGSVPSMVLVAVIVAMAFLSAMGLMIQRRYYRRPGDSQPLISSY; encoded by the exons ATGGACATGAACGAGACCCTGGGTTTGAGCTTTCACCCCAAAGTTACTGATGTGGTTTCCCAAAGTCACTATAATGTGTCAATGAGATTCTACCAGACTGACGAGTTCACCGACCTGATTACAACGTTCCCCCATGAGGTTGATCTCCATGGCAGTCTCCATTTGCAGCTGAAAGTAGAGTCCGATGATACCAACCTACAGATACTGGTGGAACAGTGTAAGGCTTCCCCTTCATTAGAGGAGACAGAGAAGGGTTACAGCATCATCCAGCATGG GTGCCCCCTGGACTCAACCCTACAGAACCACCCGGTGCCGGATCAGAGGATGAAACAATACAGTTTCCATGTATTTAAATTCAATCCATTCCAGGAGGTCTATCTGTTCTGCAACGTTATCATCTGCCACAATCAGACTGCCCCAAACCGCTGCACCCAAGGCTGTATCACCCGCAGATACCGACGCGATGTCTCCAATGCAAAGCTGGGCTCTGCCCAATTATCCCAGGGGCCCATTGTGCTTAAATCTG GGGCCCAACTCCCTAACAGCCAGGCTGGGGGCTCAGTCCCTTCGATGGTGTTGGTGGCCGTGATCGTGGCTATGGCCTTCCTCTCAGCGATGGGGCTGATGATTCAGAGGCGTTACTACAGGAGGCCAGGAGACTCCCAGCCACTAATAAGCAGCTACTGA